The proteins below come from a single Dendropsophus ebraccatus isolate aDenEbr1 chromosome 15, aDenEbr1.pat, whole genome shotgun sequence genomic window:
- the LOC138774525 gene encoding epoxide hydrolase 1-like — MWRQLLEDGRSAFAEHWPHSLLVPVAVSLGGALLCWKLHGQKIKSIELGEGWWGSGEKPVSHGEDPRVRPFIIEASEADIEDLHRRLDATRFFSPLEDARFLYGFHSSHLRTVISYWRNKYDWKKQVKTLNKYPHFKTTIEGLDIHFIHVKPSHLSPGQKVYPLLMVHGWPGSFYEFYHILPLLTDSGNHGLNTDIVFEVICPSIPGYGFSDAPSKTGFNAFAAARIFYKLMLRLGFNEFYLQGGDWGSRITTILSQMKPESVKGLHLNFVMLPTGGLGRLKSLLIGQYMPWLVGLTREDVRRLYPYMEKNVFRIVRETGYLHIQATKPDTIGSALNDSPAGLAAYILEKFSTWTDNSFRDLEDGGLDRKFSLDDLLTNVMIYWITGSIASSMRFYKENFTRNYNRTPDTKIGVYVPTGIAAFPCELAHAPRVWAKQKFHNIVSYTYMPRGGHFAAFEEPELLARDIQNFVFKVEKM; from the exons ATGTGGAGACAGCTTCTGGAGGATGGCAG GTCGGCCTTTGCTGAGCATTGGCCTCACAGCCTCCTGGTCCCCGTCGCAGTCAGCCttgggggagcgctcctgtgctgGAAGTTGCATGGACAGAAAATCAAGTctatagagctgggagaaggcTGGTGGGGCTCCGGGGAGAAGCCCGTCAGCCATGGAGAGGACCCTCGTGTGCGGCCATTTATCATCGAAGCCTCAGAGGCCGACATAGAG GATCTTCACCGACGCTTGGATGCCACCAGGTTCTTCTCTCCTCTGGAAGACGCCAGATTCCTCTATGGGTTTCATTCTTCACACCTGCGGACAGTGATTTCCTACTGGAGGAACAAATATGACTGGAAGAAGCAAGTGAAGACCCTGAATAAATATCCGCACTTCAAGACGACCATAGAAG GTCTGGACATACATTTCATCCATGTGAAGCCATCACATCTGAGCCCCGGACAGAAAGTCTATCCTCTCCTCATGGTCCATGGCTGGCCGGGCTCCTTCTATGAGTTCTATCACATCCTCCCCCTCCTTACGGATTCCGGGAACCATGGTCTCAATACAGACATTGTCTTTGAGGTCATCTGTCCGTCTATCCCAGGATATGGCTTTTCTGATGCGCCATCTAAGACGG GATTCAACGCTTTCGCCGCCGCCCGGATCTTCTACAAGTTAATGCTCAGACTTGGCTTCAATGAATTTTACCTCCAGGGTGGGGACTGGGGCAGCAGAATCACCACCATCTTGTCTCAGATGAAGCCTGA GTCAGTAAAGGGTCTCCATCTGAACTTTGTGATGCTTCCGACTGGAGGCTTGGGAAGGCTGAAGTCACTGCTGATCGGCCAATACATGCCCTGGCTGGTGGGGTTGACGAGAGAAGATGTCAGACGGCTCTATCCCTACATGGAGAAGAACGTGTTCAGGATTGTGCGGGAGACTGGATACCTGCACATACAGGCCACCAAACCTGACACCATAG GGTCTGCTCTGAACGACTCACCCGCCGGACTCGCTGCCTACATCCTAGAGAAGTTCTCAACATGGACTGACAACTCCTTCCGGGACCTAGAAGATGGCGGCCTGGACAG GAAATTTTCTCTGGATGATCTCTTAACCAACGTCATGATCTACTGGATTACGGGATCAATCGCATCCTCCATGAGGTTCTACAAGGAGAACTTTACGCGCAACTATAACCGCACCCCTGACACCAA GATCGGGGTGTATGTCCCCACTGGCATTGCCGCGTTCCCCTGTGAGTTGGCACATGCGCCTCGGGTCTGGGCCAAGCAGAAGTTCCACAACATTGTCTCCTACACCTACATGCCACGCGGCGGTCACTTTGCGGCCTTTGAGGAACCAGAACTTTTGGCCCGCGACATCCAGAATTTTGTGTTTAAGGTAGAGAAGATGTGA
- the LOC138774124 gene encoding epoxide hydrolase 1-like: MWRQILENGRSTFNDHWPHSVLVPVGVGGALLCWMLRGRKKRTVEMGDGWWGPGEKPQKNEDTAVRPFRLEVSEDDIKDLHARLDQTRYVTPLEDAQFHYGFKGTELQKVVSYWRNTYDWGKQVEIINRYPHYKTSIEGLDIHFVHVKPPHLQPGQKAIPLLLVHGWPGSFYEFYRIIPLLTEPGRHGLDPSFIFEVICPSIPGYGFSEASHKKGLDAIAVARIFYKLMLRLGFSEFYLQGGDWGSLITTRMSQMRPESIKGLHLNMVFINLGGLHMLRCLLLGRHLPWLVGFTREDVRRFFPYFEKSVYARLRESGYLHIQATKPDTVGSALNDSPAGLAAYILEKFSTWTDPDYRNLEDGGLQRKFSMDDLLTNVMIYWVSGSVTSSMRFYKENLTRESQTSEAARTPIYVPTGIAAFPSELSHTPQVLAKDKYKNIVTFTFMPRGGHFAAFEEPELLARDIQNFVSKVEKK; encoded by the exons ATGTGGAGGCAAATCCTGGAGAATGGCAG GTCGACGTTCAATGATCACTGGCCGCACAGTGTGCTGGTGCCGGTCGGGGTCGGTGgtgctctgctgtgctggatgttACGTGGACGCAAAAAGAGAACCGTAGAGATGGGGGACGGGTGGTGGGGTCCGGGGGAGAAGCCTCAGAAGAACGAGGACACTGCAGTGAGACCCTTCCGTCTTGAGGTGTCGGAGGATGATATTAAG GATCTTCATGCCCGCCTGGACCAGACCCGCTATGTCACCCCCCTGGAGGACGCGCAGTTCCATtatggatttaaagggacagagcTCCAGAAGGTTGTCTCCTACTGGAGGAACACATATGACTGGGGCAAACAGGTAGAGATCATCAACAGATACCCGCACTACAAGACCAGCATCGAGG GTCTGGACATCCATTTTGTCCATGTAAAGCCTCCGCACCTCCAGCCTGGACAGAAGGCCATCCCTCTCCTCCTGGTCCATGGCTGGCCCGGATCCTTCTATGAATTCTACCGCATCATCCCTCTGCTGACAGAGCCGGGGAGGCACGGACTGGACCCCAGCTTCATATTTGAGGTTATCTGTCCCTCGATTCCTGGATATGGCTTCTCTGAAGCTTCACACAAGAAAG GTTTGGACGCCATTGCGGTTGCTCGTATCTTCTATAAGTTGATGCTCAGACTGGGATTTAGTGAGTTCTACCTGCAAGGAGGAGACTGGGGGAGTCTGATCACCACAAGAATGTCACAGATGAGACCAGA GTCAATAAAGGGTCTCCACCTCAACATGGTGTTTATAAATTTGGGAGGCCTCCACATGCTGCGGTGCCTACTTCTTGGTCGCCATTTGCCCTGGCTGGTCGGCTTCACTAGAGAAGATGTCAGACGTTTCTTCCCGTACTTTGAGAAGTCGGTGTACGCCCGACTGCGGGAGTCGGGATACCTCCATATTCAGGCTACTAAACCGGATACTGTGG GTTCTGCCCTCAATGACTCTCCGGCTGGTCTTGCTGCCTATATTCTAGAGAAGTTCTCTACCTGGACAGATCCAGACTACAGAAATCTCGAGGACGGTGGCCTGCAGAG GAAGTTCTCCATGGATGATCTGCTCACTAATGTGATGATCTACTGGGTCTCGGGATCCGTCACATCTTCAATGAGGTTCTACAAGGAGAATCTGACAAGGGAATCCCAAACTTCTGAAGCCGCAAG GACCCCGATCTATGTCCCCACCGGTATTGCAGCATTTCCCTCAGAGTTGTCTCACACCCCTCAGGTATTGGCAAAGGATAAATACAAGAACATTGTCACTTTCACCTTTATGCCACGTGGAGGACATTTTGCTGCCTTTGAGGAACCTGAACTTCTCGCCCGCGACATCCAGAACTTTGTGTCAAAAGTGGAAAAGAAATaa